A window of Sagittula sp. P11 genomic DNA:
GGTGCCGTGCCCGCTGCGCCGCCGTGCCGTACCCGGCCAGCGCCATGGCGGGTGCACCGTCTTCGCCCGGAACCATCAGGGCACTGCCCAACGCCCCGGTGAAGCCGCTGGCGCCGACCCAGGCCGCAACCCGGTCCGGCTGCGACCCGGTCCAGCCGTCGAGGCTGTCCGGCTCGACGATGTGCAGCGGAAGGGCGTCGGAACTGGTGGCGAAACGGGGGGACATGGGAGCTCCTGTCGAGGGGGTCGTCGGGAGCCAAGACTAGTGACGGGGACGGGGTCTGCAAGCGGGATTCAGGGCGTGGGCGGAGGCAGGCTCAGATCGAGAACTCGTTGATGTCCCAAAGCTGCGTCAGTGACCGTTCCCCGGTCCTTGCCAGCCGGGCAAGGGTTGCGGCCTCGGCCACGATGTCGCCGAACTCGATGCAGGTCATCACGTCATGCGCCACCCGGCTGAGCGAAGTCATCCCGATCTGCTGGGCAATCGCCGACAGCGAGCGCAACGTCTTGTGCATGTCCTGGCGGGGCCCGGAAACGGCCATGTCCTGGACCTGGCACAGCCTTTGCGCCAGTTCCTCCATCGCGCGGCAAATCACGTCCTCGGCCTGATGCAGCCCAAGATCCGTACAGAGGGTCCTGATCTGCGCCGGGTCCATGTCCGGGTATTCCACCGGCGACAGGTATGTCACCTGTTTCACGTCTCACCCCATTCCTAGGCCCCCACAGCCAAGGCCAAAATGACCCGCGACCCTTCCCAAAAGGTTATTCCCCAAGGCTGTTTTCCCTCGCATTTCCCTAGAATTCTGCCTAGTCCATTGGGGAAACGGACGATGCGACGGAGAGGGACATGGAATTCACGCGCCCGCTGCCCGCGTACCTTGTGACGCGGTACCACGGTTGGAAAGCGACGACCTATGCGGAGAACCACGCCTGGTACAGACGTCTCGCGGACGAGGGCCAGCGCCCCCGCGCGATGGTGATCTCCTGCTGCGATTCGCGGGTGCACGTGACGTCGATCTTCGGCGCCGACCAGGGCGAATTCTTCATCCACCGCAACATCGCCAACCTCGTCCCGACATACGAGCCGGACGGCAACCACCACGGCACCTCGGCCGCGGTGGAATACGCGGTCACGGCGCTCAAGGTCGCGCATGTGATCGTGCTGGGCCATTCGAACTGCGGCGGCGTTCAGGGCTGCCTCGACATGTGCCAGGGCCGCGCGCCTGAGCTGGAGGAGACCTCGTCCTTCGTCGGGCGCTGGATGGACATCCTCAAGCCGGGTTTCGAGGCGGTGAAGGACGATCCCGACATGCCCCGCGCGCTCGAGCACGAGGCGGTGCGCGTGTCGCTGAGAAACCTGATGACCTTCCCCTTCGTGAAGGAGGCGGTCGAAAAGGGCACGCTGTCGCTGCACGGTCTCTGGACCGACATCGGCGAGGGCGGCCTGATGCACATCGACCGCAAGAGCGGCCAGTTCACCGTGGTCTGAACTTCGGGGGGCGCCTGCGAACGGCAGCGCGCCCTCAGTTCATCGCGCGGCGCAATTCCCCCGAATGACCGCCGCGGTGCGCCTTCACGCAGGGCCGCCCGATCCGGGCCGCGATGCGCGCCATCGGGATGCCGAGATCGGTGCCCGTGCACAGCCCTTCGCCGTGGTCGTTCAGCACGACGAGATGCCCCTCGCGGAACGTGAGGCTGTAGCCCTTGACCGCCAGTCTTTCGGAGATCTCGGCCCAACTGTCCGATTGTTCGAGGATGGGGGATAGAAAAAGGCGCAGCATCGCGCGCGTTTCGCAGTCGAGAGGAGCGGGAAGTCCCGGCAATTTCTGGGCATCCTGCCACCCGGCCTGCGCGTCCGGTTGGTGTTGCATTGAAAGTGCTCCTTGCCTGTCCGGAAACGCTGGAACCCAAATGCGTCGAAATTGTGGCGAACCGGCTGCCTCTTGTGGCGCATTGGCATCAAGTTGGAAACTGTCGCTTAATTGGCCACAGAACTGCGGCGCCACGGGCAACAATGCGCTGATGACCGTTGTCGGTCGCTCTTCATGTCCGGTTGTGGGACGCAGTCGCTGCGGCCCGCCGTCAGAGAGAGAGATGAGAGAGACGGTTGGCAAGCCGCAGCGCGAACAGGGCGGGCGCAGGGCGCCCCTTAGTCACGCGGGGCGCTTGCCCGCATCGGCGATGTCGCGAGAAAGGGACCTTGGGCTGCCTCCGGAGAGAGAGGAGAGAGGCGGGCCGCGTACTTCGGTCGGTTGCCGTTCTGGCAAGGCATCTCATCGCGTGCAGACAATGTATACCATTGTCGACGAACTCCGCCTATCGCCGGTTGGGCTAGCTGGCGGGGCGTCCGGTTAGCACTTCGATACAATTGGACAGGAGTTGCGTGGCAGAGGCACCTGAAGGTTGCAGTGCCTTGCGGACGGTTAACCCTTGGCCTTCACTTGCGATCCCAAGATACAGAAACGGCGCGCGACCAAGGGCAGGTCGCGCGCCGCAAAGGGTCAGTCGATTCGGAAAGGCGGTCAGCCCTTCTTCAGGCACCGCTGGCCAAGAACCTCGGCGATCTGCACGGCGTTCAGCGCCGCGCCCTTCCGCAGGTTGTCCGAGACGCACCACAGGTTCAGACCGTTGTCGATGGTCGAGTCCTGCCGGATGCGGGAGATGAACGTGGCGAAGTCACCCACACATTCCTTCGGCGTGACGTAGCCGCCGTCCTCGCGCTTGTCGATCACCATGATACCGGGCGCCTCGCGCAGGATGTCGCGCGCCTCGTCCTCGTCGAGGAATTCCTCGAACTCGATGTTGATCGCCTCGGAGTGGCCGACGAAGACCGGCACGCGCACGCAGGTCGCGGTCAGCTTGATGCTCGGATCGATGATCTTCTTCGTCTCCACGACCATCTTCCACTCTTCCTTGGTGGAGCCGTCTTCCATGAAGACATCGATGTGCGGGATCACGTTGAAGGCGATCTCTTTCGGGTATTTCTTCGGCGGCACCTCGGACACCGGGTTGTAGACCGCCTTGGTCTGATCCCAGAGCTCGTCCATGCCTTCCTTGCCCGAGCCTGACACCGACTGGTAGGTCGACACCACGACGCGCTTGATCTTCGCGCGGTCGTGCAGCGGCTTCAGCGCGACGACCATCTGCGCGGTCGAGCAGTTCGGGTTCGCGATGATGTTCTTCTTGGAATAGCCCATCACGGCGTCGGCGTTCACTTCCGGCACGATCAGCGGCACGTCCGGATCGTAGCGGTAGAGCGACGAGTTGTCGATCACCACGCAGCCCGCCGCGGCGGCCTTCGGCGCGAATTCCTTGGTCGGGCCGGAGCCCACGGCGAACAGTGCGATATCCCAACCGGTGAAGTCGAACGTCGCGAGGTCCTGGGTCTTGAGTGTCCTGTCGCCAAAGCTGACTTCGGTCCCGAGTGACCGGCGCGAAGCCAGCACGGCGATCTCGTCGACGGGGAATTCCCGTTCGGCGAGGATGTTCAGCATTTCGCGGCCCACGTTGCCCGTGGCGCCCGCGACGACGATGCGGTAACCCATTTGGCCCTCCTTAAAGGTCAGGGTCGCACGGGACCCCTGCCCCACACGACTGCTGGCGCGGTGCATACCGCAGGCAGCCCATGGGCGAAAGGCCGTATATTAACGCGTCCCCCGAACCGGGCGACATTCGGCGATATCCGCGTCGAATGCGGTGCCCACGACAATCGAAAGGCGAGCGGGTTAAACCCGCCTTAACCCGAGACATGCTTATCGTCCTGATGTTCCCGATGCGTACGCGAAGTACGGACGGGGCCCGCGAAGTGGGAGAGAGGTCTGGACATGTTCTTCAGGATCGTCACCGGCATGACCCGCCCCCAGAAACGGGCGGCGTTCATCTCGCTCGACGCACTGGTCATCCTGCTTGCGTTCGGGATGTCGGTCCTGCTCACCGCGCATGGGCGGATCGGGATGGCGGAGGCGGCCCCGGTGGCGCTGGTCCTCACGACAAGCGGGGCGATCCTCGGATGGGTGCTGGGCCTGACGCGGACGAAGCTGGATGCGTTCGAGATGCGCGGCCCGGGGCGGACCGCCGCATATGCCGCCGCCCTGGGTCTGCTCGGCTATGCAATTGCGCCGCGCGCGCTGCCCGCCCTTCCCGTCGGGGCACCCGCCCTTCCCGTC
This region includes:
- a CDS encoding carbonic anhydrase codes for the protein MEFTRPLPAYLVTRYHGWKATTYAENHAWYRRLADEGQRPRAMVISCCDSRVHVTSIFGADQGEFFIHRNIANLVPTYEPDGNHHGTSAAVEYAVTALKVAHVIVLGHSNCGGVQGCLDMCQGRAPELEETSSFVGRWMDILKPGFEAVKDDPDMPRALEHEAVRVSLRNLMTFPFVKEAVEKGTLSLHGLWTDIGEGGLMHIDRKSGQFTVV
- a CDS encoding aspartate-semialdehyde dehydrogenase encodes the protein MGYRIVVAGATGNVGREMLNILAEREFPVDEIAVLASRRSLGTEVSFGDRTLKTQDLATFDFTGWDIALFAVGSGPTKEFAPKAAAAGCVVIDNSSLYRYDPDVPLIVPEVNADAVMGYSKKNIIANPNCSTAQMVVALKPLHDRAKIKRVVVSTYQSVSGSGKEGMDELWDQTKAVYNPVSEVPPKKYPKEIAFNVIPHIDVFMEDGSTKEEWKMVVETKKIIDPSIKLTATCVRVPVFVGHSEAINIEFEEFLDEDEARDILREAPGIMVIDKREDGGYVTPKECVGDFATFISRIRQDSTIDNGLNLWCVSDNLRKGAALNAVQIAEVLGQRCLKKG